Proteins encoded in a region of the Vigna radiata var. radiata cultivar VC1973A unplaced genomic scaffold, Vradiata_ver6 scaffold_289, whole genome shotgun sequence genome:
- the LOC106779504 gene encoding probable pectinesterase/pectinesterase inhibitor 25 — translation MFSPQMSLLFFFFLSLFLPLLLAQNPSPSPTHATHAPSPSPSPTHASSPSPSPSPSPTHAPSPSPSPSSSTHAPSTSPSPSPSLTSAPPPPLPPTSPSSACKATLYPKLCRSLFASIRSSPSDPYNLGKFSIKQSLKQAKKLAKVFADFLKKHQSSSLSSAEIAALEDCSELSQLSVGYLESVSEELKSADSSNTELVEKIETYLSAVATNHYTCYDGLVVIKSNIVNTLAVPLNNVTQLYSVSLGLVTQALKKNLKKHKTRKHGLPTQNNKVRQPLKKLIKLLHTKYSCEASSNCSTRSERILKESESKGILLKEFVIVNLNGKDNFTSIGEAIAAAPDNLRPEDGYFLIYAKEGSYEEYVIVPSQKKNILLIGDGINKTCITGNHSVVDGWTTFNSSTFAVSGERFVAVDVTFRNTAGPEKHQAVAVRNNADLSTFYRCSFEGYQDTLYVHSLRQFYRECDIYGTVDFIFGNAAVVFQSCNIYARKPLPKQKNAVTAQGRTDPNQNTGISIQNCRIEAAPDLAADFNSIQNYLGRPWKLYSRTVYMQSYIGELIQSVGWLEWNGTNGLDTLFYGEFNNFGPGSDTSKRVQWNGYNILNPTQAWNFTVYNFTLGNTWLPDTDIPYSEGL, via the exons ATGTTTTCCCCACAAATGTcgcttctcttcttctttttcctctcccTCTTTCTTCCATTACTCTTAGCTCAAAATCCTTCACCATCTCCAACACATGCTACTCATGCTCCTTCTCCATCACCATCTCCAACGCATGCTTCTTCTCCATCACCTTCTCCATCACCATCTCCAACTCAtgctccttctccttctccttctccatcATCATCAACACATGCTCCTTCTACTTCTCCTTCTCCATCACCCTCTCTAACAAGTGCTCCACCACCACCTCTTCCACCAACTTCACCCTCTTCAGCATGCAAGGCCACATTATATCCAAAACTGTGCCGTTCCCTTTTCGCATCCATTCGATCCTCACCTTCTGATCCTTACAACTTAGGAAAATTCTCCATCAAACAAAGCCTCAAGCAAGCCAAAAAACTGGCCAAAGTCTTCGCGGATTTCCTCAAAAAGCACCAATCTTCTTCTCTCAGCAGCGCAGAGATTGCAGCCCTAGAAGACTGTAGTGAGCTTAGCCAGCTGAGTGTTGGCTACCTGGAGTCAGTTTCAGAAGAGCTGAAATCTGCAGACTCCTCCAACACAGAGTTAGTTGAAAAGATCGAAACATATCTCAGTGCTGTGGCCACTAACCATTACACTTGCTATGATGGGTTGGTGGTGATCAAGAGCAACATTGTCAACACCCTTGCTGTGCCTCTCAACAATGTCACACAACTCTATAGTGTCTCTCTTGGGTTGGTCACGCAAGCTCTGAAGAAAAATCTGAAGAAGCATAAGACTCGCAAACATGGTCTTCCCACCCAGAATAACAAGGTCAGACAGCCACTGAAAAAGCTCATTAAG CTTCTTCACACAAAGTACAGTTGCGAAGCATCATCGAATTGCAGCACTAGAAGTGAAAGGATTCTTAAAGAAAGTGAGAGCAAGGGAATTCTGCTTAAAGAGTTTGTGATTGTGAACCTTAATGGCAAAGACAACTTCACCTCCATTGGAGAGGCTATTGCTGCTGCACCAGATAACTTAAGGCCAGAAGATGGCTATTTCCTTATCTATGCAAAAGAAGGATCCTATGAGGAATATGTCATTGTTCCCTCTCAGAAGAAGAATATCTTGCTTATTGGTGATGGCATCAACAAGACTTGCATCACAGGCAACCATAGTGTTGTAGATGGTTGGACCACTTTCAATTCTTCAACCTTTG CTGTTTCTGGAGAAAGATTCGTTGCTGTGGATGTTACATTCAGAAACACTGCTGGCCCTGAGAAGCACCAAGCAGTGGCTGTGAGGAACAATGCAGACCTCTCCACATTCTACCGTTGCAGTTTTGAAGGATATCAAGACACTCTCTATGTCCACTCTCTCAGGCAATTCTACAGGGAATGTGACATTTATGGTACTGTGGATTTCATTTTTGGAAATGCTGCTGTGGTGTTCCAGAGCTGCAACATCTATGCCAGAAAACCATTGCCAAAGCAGAAGAATGCTGTCACAGCACAAGGCAGAACTGACCCCAATCAAAACACAGGAATTTCAATCCAGAATTGCAGGATTGAGGCTGCACCTGACTTGGCTGCAGACTTTAACTCAATTCAAAATTACTTGGGCAGGCCATGGAAACTGTACTCAAGGACAGTATACATGCAGTCCTATATTGGAGAACTCATTCAATCCGTTGGATGGTTAGAATGGAATGGAACAAATGGATTAGACACCCTCTTTTATGGTGAGTTCAATAACTTTGGACCTGGTTCTGATACAAGCAAGAGGGTACAATGGAATGGTTACAATATACTGAACCCTACACAAGCTTGGAACTTTACTGTGTACAATTTTACCTTAGGAAATACATGGCTTCCAGATACTGATATACCCTACTCTGAAGGGCTTTAG